TCGACGGTTTCCGCCAGCACGCCGCTGGCCTCGTCGTAGCGGTATTCGGTGGACTTGCCGTCGAAGCCCTGTTCCTGCAGCAGGCGGCCGACCGGGTCGTACTGGAAAAGGTAGACGCTGCCGTTTTCGTTTTCCAGGGCGGACAGGCGGCCGAGCGGGTCCCACCGGTATTGCAGGGTGTGCCCGAGGGCGTCGATGCGCTTGGCGATCGATCCGGCCGCGGTGTAGCGGTAGGCAGTCGTACGTTGCAGTGGGTCGGTGTACGCCAGCAGCCGGCCTTCGGCATCGTGGCGCAGGCGTTCTTCGCTGCCGTCGGGGTGGATGACGGCTTCGAGCTGGCCGGGGTGGTTGCCGCTGTCCGCGCCTTCGCCGTGCGCTTGCGCCAGCTTCTTGGCGCTGAGCGGCGTGTAGCGGTAGCGGGTGACGTTGCCGGCGGCGTCGATGCTCCTGACCAGGCGCTTGCGCTCGTCGTACTGCCATTCGGTGCTGCGCCCGGAACAGTCGGTGTAGGTGGCCAGTTGGCCGTCCGGGGTGTAGGCAAGCTTCTTGACGCCGCCCTTGGCATCGGTGATGTCGATCGGCCGCCCGGCCTTGTCGTAGGCATATTCGGTCTTGTTGCCGCGCGGGTCGGTTTCCTCGACCAGATGGCCCTGGACATCGTAGTCGCGCCGCCAGGTGCCGCCTTCGCCGTCGCGGATGCCGGTGACGCGATGCCGGCCATCGTACTCGAAGTGGACCTGGCTGCCGTCGGCGCGGGTGTGGGTAAGCAGGTTGCCGTGCGCATCGTAACGGTAATGCTCGCTGCTGCCGTCGGTATGGATGTGGCGGACGACGTTCTTGGCGTCGTCGCGGAACAGCCATTCCTCGAGCCCGTCCGGATACACGATGCGGTAGGTATAGCCGGCGATGTCGTAGTAATAGCGGGTCTCTTGGCCGAGCGCATCGGTGACGTAGGTCAGGCGGATGTTGCTGTCCCATTCGAGCCGGGTATCGTGGCTGCCGTCGTCGGCCCATTCACGGACTGCTCTGGCATGGGCGCCGCTGTCGATGGCAATGTCGTAGGCGAGGTTCATGCCGCGCCCGGTGCGGTCGGTGTAGCGGGTGACGAGGTGGCGGTCGTACCGGTAATGCCAGGCGGCGCCGTTTTCATCCTGGGCGCGGACCAGGTCGCCGTGCTCGTCGTAGTCGTAGGCAGCGAGCTGGCGCACCAGCTTGCCGTCCTCGATTTGCCATAGCGCGCGGATGCAGCCGCTGCCGGCGTCGATCTGGGTGCCGGCATGCGCGACGATGGTCTCGCCCTGCTTGCTGACGATGTCGCTGAGGACGGCCTCGCCCGCGTACGGGCCATGGGCGACGACGTGGTCGTAGCGCAAGCCGAGGGCGGCGCCGTCGCGACCGTGCAGCGCGATCAGGCGGAAATGCTGCTTGCCCATATCCGCTGCCTTGGCGCGCACGGTGTCGACCAGCTCGTAGGTTTCGCGCCAGGCACTGGCTTCGCCCTCGGGCGGCGGTTTGCCGAAGTCGAGCGCGAGCAGCGTCATACTCACGCGCGTGAGCGTGACCTGCTCGACCGGATCGTGGTGCCGCTGGCCGATGCCGAGGAAGGGGTAGCGGTGGCTGCGGCCGTCGGCGGCGTGATACAGCAGCCCGGTGGGCTTGCCTTGGCCGACCACGTCGATGCGCGTGCCGTACGGGGTGAGCCAACGGGCGCCGAGATTGCCGCGGTCGTAGGCGACCAGCTGGCTGCGGTAGGTCCGGGTCCATTCGATCGGGAGCGGCGCATCCAGGACGAAGTCGGTATGGATGAAGGTTTCGGCGCCGGTGGCGAAGCTGATCGAGTGCGCGGTGCCGCCTTTTGCGGGGCACAGCTTGCAGGCATTGGCGTCGCCCGTGGCCGGACTTTGCCGGCCGGTGGCGCCCAGCTCATGGCCGGGGTTGTTCTTCTCGTGGTGCGCGCCCTTGCCCGATGGGACCAGCGCCGGGTAGCGCTTCTTGTGCTTGACGACCGCGTCGCGCAGCTTCGCGAGCAACCAGCGGATGCTCATCTGCGCCTGTTCGTCTGCCAGTGCAGCGAGTTTGCCGCGAAACGCCGGCTTGAAGTCGGTCAGGTGGGCGATGATGCTTTTTACGCCCGCGACCGCGCCCTGCGGCAGGTGGCTGGCCGCCACGGCGACAACGTAGTTCGCAGTCTTCTTGTACTGCCGGTCGAGGGCGCCGAGCATGCGGCGCCAACTGCTTTGCACCCTGGGGTCGTGCAGCTTGCCCTCCACTTGCGCCGGGGGCGCCACCTCGAACAGCGGTTCCTTGCCGATGCAGCGCTCGAGGATCTTGATTAGGTCGTCGGCGATGCCGTCGGCCGTATCGGCGCAATCGTGCAGGATCCCCGCCAGCTTGCCCATCGCCCTATCGACGAAGGTATCGATCTCGCCGGCCAGCCTGGCGTTGAGGTGCACGATCAGCACCTCGATCAGCGCAGCGCCGAGATCCTTGACGCCCTGTCTCAACTTTTGCCGGACCAGGTGCAGCGCCGGCCGCAGGCTCATGCGTGCCGCGCTCATCGCCGGCGGCACCGGCACCACGCCGATCAGGTTGATGCCCAGGCTGACCCATTCCAGGAAATCGATTTCCTTCTTGTTGATGGCCTTCTGGATTACCCCGACGATGTCCATGATGGCGTCGATCAGCGCCATGATGTTGCCGATCACCGGCAGGCTGCCGGCCACGGTACTCAGGCGTTCCAGCGTGACGACATCGTGGCTGATCTTGCGCAGCCATTGGTCGAAGGCGGCGGCGCCCGCGCCGATGTCTTGCCGGTCGATGGTGTTGAGCGGGGCGACTGCGACTTCCGGCACGCGTTCGGCCGGCTTGGGCGGGACTTGCGTGGGTTCGGTCATGGCGGCTTTGTCAGATAATGGTTTTTTTCAGGGTCGACAGCGCAGCGTCGGCGCCGAGGTGCGGCAGCGATCCGGGCAAATCCGAGGTCGGCGCGGCAGCGGCGGCGGGCTTGCCGGCACCCGACGCGCCGTGCCCGAGCTTGCCCGCAACGTTGGCCAGGGCTGCTTGTCCGACCGGCGCCAGCAATGCTTGCGCGCCGCCCTTTTGCAGCGACTGCACCGCGCTTGCCGCTTGCTGCGCGGTGTGCGCGATTGGCGCCATCGCGCCGGCCTTGCCGGCTGCACCGCCGAGGCTGCCTGCCGCCGCATGGTCGCCAGCCTCGGGCAGCGCTACGTCCGGCCATTCGCTTCCCTGCCCAAGATAGCTGGCTTCGTCCCACGGGTCGCGCGGGTCCATGCCGTAGCTGACCGTGGCCATGCCCATCGGCAGGCCGGCCACGCTGGCGAAGCCGTTGCCATCGAGCGTCCCCTGGTGGACGCCGCCTTCGGCGTCGACGACGGTGTAATCGCCTTGGCGGATGCCCTGCGTCGTGCTGCCTTCGATATCCACGTACTGGTGATGCAGGTCGAGCTGCCCCGGCGGCAATTTCACGGCCTGCGGCAAGGCCGGCGTGCCTTCGCTCTTGCCGGGGACGACGTGATGTTGCGCCGCATGCTGGCGCCAGGTACCGCTGGTGCCATGGACGATTCCCGCTGCGTTCCAGCGGCTGAAGCTGGTGCCGCCGTTGATCACCACTTCTTCCTTCGCCGTGATCGTGATCCGATTGGCGGTGTGGGTGATGTTGAGCTTGGCCAGGATGTTGACGCTGTCCTTCAAGGCGGTGATGTCGATGTCGGCGCCGGCCGCCACCAGCTTCATGCCGGCCTTGTAGGCAAACATGCGCACCGCTTCCTTGACGCTGACGAGCAGGCTCTTGCCCGCGCTCAGGCTGGCATGGCCGCCGCTGGTCACGGCGGTGTGCTCGACGCTCATCAGATGGGTGGAACCCTGCGTGCTGGTCTCGATACCGGCAGGGCTGGCCAGAAGCAGGTGGGGCGCCTGGAATTCCGGGAATTCGCCTTGCGCCGGCGTGCCGCCCTGGCCCTTGATAGCGTCGACCTGCGCCGCCAGCGCGGCGGCGACCTGGTCCTGGTCGCCCGGCCGGTGCGCCTGCGCCTGCTGCGCGGCCTGCGACAGGCTGTCGTGCAACTCGTGGCATTGCGCCATGCGCGCCAGCGTTTCCGCCATGTCGGTGATATGGGCGCGGGCATTCGGCCGTCCTTCGGTGCTGAGCAGCAGGCCCTGCTGCGCGCGCAGCGCGCCGTGGCCGTCGGTGCGCAGCTCGAAGCCCTGGCCGCGCGCATCCTTGCGTCCGGCATTGTCTTCGATGCGCTTGATATGGCCGAGGCTGAGCTGGCTGGCGAGATGGTCGCTCTTGAGCTGCGCCTGGATCTGCCCCTGGGTGTCGTCCAGCACCAGGTGGTTGCTGCGGCCGCCGGGCGCGTTGCCGCCGTTGGCGGTCAACTCGCGGCTGCGGAGACCCGTCAGCGCCCGCTGTTCGGGCAGCTTCCAAGGCGGCATATGGTCCTGGTTATGCACGGAGCCGGTCACGATCGGATGATCGGGGTTGCCGTCAAGCCATTGCACAATCACTTCCGATCCGACCCGCGGATGGCTGGCCAGGCCCTTCTCGCCGCCGGCCCAGTTGCTGCCCACGCGTACCCAGCAACTGCCGCTGTCGTTCCGGTCCCAGTGAAACTTGACCTGGATGCGCCCGTACCGGTCCACGTTCAGGCTGCCCTGGCCTTGCGCGCCGACCACGATGGCGGTCTGCGGAGCCAGCAACCTGGATTCCGTGCTGTTGAAACCGCGTCCCGGCCGCCAGGGCAAGGCCTTGTCCTGGCAGACAAAGCGGTTCTTGTACTCGGCGACCGCATCCTTTCCTTGCAAGTAATTGTTGCTGGCTTGGTGATGCACTTCCAGGATCAGGAATTCGCGGTCTTCGCTTTCGTTGAAATGGTCGAGCAGCCTGAACCACCTGCCCGCGGCGGCGCGCCGGTTGTTGCCTCGTGCTTCGACCAGTCTGGTGCGGGCTTCGATTTCTTCCATGCACAAGCGGGAAAGCTGGTAGGCGCCGGACTGGTGCTTGAATCCGTAGTGCCCCTCGTAGGTGTGCACCTCCAGCCTCGGAAACTCGCCCTGCTGGTCGATGGTGGCGGTCTCCGCATGGACCGGGCGCGGACTCTTGAAGTCGAAGCCGCTCACCGCCGTTTGTCCGGATGCCCACTGGCGCAGCGGGCTCCAGTCGCCGATGGCGTCCTCGTCGGCTGCGCCGCCGGCGCGGTGGAAGCGGATGCCGGGCGACGGCCCGTCGATCGGCGCCGCGGCGCAGGTGTCGTCGCGGATCCCGAGCCTATGGCCTTCGCTGGTGTGTTCGTAACAATAGCTGTAGCCGGCCGCTTCCCAGCGCCGGCACAGGTAGTTGTGATCGGTCTCGTCCCATTGCGCGGCCATCGTGAGCTGCGGCTGTTCACCCGCTACGTTCCATTCCCACGCGGGCAGTCCGCCATAGCCGGCGAAGATCGTTTCCGCCTGCTCGCACAGGCTTTTCCCGTGGAACAGGCGATTGTTGCGACGCAGGCGGGTGCAGGCCAGCCATGGCTTCAAGACGGCTTCATAGAACGCCAGGCCGCCATCCGTCTTGGCCAGCTTGAACGATGCGACATGACCGGTGAACGGACGCAGGCTGGCGTCCGCCAGTACCAGCGACACGCACAGCAGCTTGCCGAGCATGGCCTCGAGTTTGATGCCGGCATCGTCGCTCAAGAGTTCCACCTTGAATTCGAAGTCGCGCGACAGGTATTCAGTACCTTCGAACCGGTTCACCATCAGCTTGGCCTGCGGGCCGTCGTTCCTCGAGAACGACAAGCGCAACAGGCGGGTATTTTGGTGGCCTTCGAACACTGCTTGCAGGTCAGTCATCGTCGTGGCTCATCGGTTGATGGGGACAATGTTGAATTCGATGCTCGACGTGGCGGTACGTGCGATTCACCTGCTGCTTGCAGGCATTTGCCATGGTCCGCACGTGTCTCGTCAGAGCGTGTCTAGACTTGCAACGAACTTCTTGACTGTAGGGATTAAGTTGCGATTAGCCAATGACAAAACGCAAGTTCGCGCAAAGTCATACGCACAGCAGTTTCTGCATCGATTTTGAGTTTTTCGCTGTCAAGTTTGCTGGTTTCAGGTATGGCAAACTATCGAAGATCTTGGCGAGAAATGGGAAGCCCGATGCCGGGTCGGCGGCGGCAATGGCGCGCCGGGTTGGAACGATCGGCGGCCCAGCAGGCCAGGTTATCGCCGGCGCAAATCCCGTATCCAATACACGGGCAACGCAATGAGTTCCCTCAGCGTGGAATAGGCATCCCGCGGTTCGACGTAAACCGCATGCGCGGCATGGACTTCCTGGATACCGGCGTGCCGCAGCGCGTAACGGCAACGGGCAATGTGGAAATACTGGGTGATGACCATCGCACTGTCGAAGCCGTGCACGCGCATGATGGCGGCGCTGTTGCGCGCGGTCGCTTCGGTCGTGTCGCCGTGCTCGTCCACCAGGATGGCCGCACGCGGCACGGCGCGCCGCTCTACCAGATAGTCGGCCATGACGCGCGCTTCGCTGAAGCCTTCCACGCCGGTGCCGCCGCTGACGATCACGTGCTTGAACATGCCCTGCCGGTACAACCCGGCGGCCCGGTCGAGGCGCGCGCGCAGCCGGTCCGACGGGGCGCCATCCGGCATCACCTTGGAACCCAATACGATGCCGACATCGCTGACCTGCACGTCGTCGCGCAGGCCGGCCAGGACGATGGCCCCGGCCGCACAGGCCAGCGCCACCAGCAACGCGAGCGCGGACCGGGCGATCCAGCCCCCTCTCACGTGGCCTTCCGCAAAAACGGCCCGGCCTTCGCTTGCAGCAGCCTGACCAGTTCCGGCTGCATGTAGTCGTAATCATCCGGTATATCCAGGCAGATGACGCGCTTGCCATTCAAGCTGGCGCGGAATCTGGCGGCCATGCGGTTCCGGTGGGCTTTCTCCATCACGAAGATGATGTCGGCCCAGGCGATCTGTTCCGGCGACAGCGGCACGTCGGCATCGCCACCCACGCCGGCGGAATCGGTTTCGACGCCGGGCCAGGAAGCGAAAACCTGTTCGGCGGTAGGACTACGCAGACGGTTCTGGCTGCAGATGAATAATGCGCGTTTCACGCTTTCGCCTTTTGCATACGGGTTTAGGCAACCACGATCATCGAATGGAGGAAAGGCGTCGGCCGGAGCGAGTCAACGGTTGGTGCCTGTTGCGAGTATTGAAACTAGTATAACATTCCCGCTTTGACGGAAAACCTCTGCAATGCAGATCGCCGAATGACGACGAATAAATGGATCAGCCTGTACCTGGCACAGCTGTTGTCGCTGATGCTGTCCACCGCACCTGCCACCGCGGCGGACCTGCTGAACCGGCAGGACCAGCCCTGGCAGCCGGGCGCCGGCGCCATCCAGGTACCGCTATGGCCCGAGGGGCCGCCCGCGCCCTCGCCGTTCAAGGGCAACGAAGCCTACGGCAACGAGGACAAGCAGATCGCCGGCCGCCCGTTCACGATGATCGAGCACGTGTCCCGGCCCACCATGAGCATCTTTCGCGCAAAGGATAATGGCAACAGTACGGGCGCGACAGTCTTGGTATTCCCCGGCGGCGGCTACCGGCGCCTGGCGATCGACCTGGAAGGCACCGAAGTGTGCGACTGGCTGACGGCCAAGGGCATCACCTGCGTCGTGCTGAAATACCGGGTGCCGGGTTCGGGGCCGTACTGGTCGGAAGAATGCAATTGCCGGCGCATTCCTGCCACGCCGTATGCGCTGCAGGACGCACAGCGCGCCATGGCCCTGCTGCGTGCGCGCGCCCCGGAATGGGGAATCGATCCGCACCGGATCGGCGTGCTGGGTTTTTCGGCGGGCGGACACATGGTGGCCGATATCAGCAACCACGATCAACGCAGTTACCGTCCGCTCGACGACGCCGACCGCCAGGGCAGCCGGCCCGATTTCGCCATCGCCGTCTATCCGGGCCACCTGTGGCAAGGACCCGGACTGAAGCTCAATCCAGCGGTGAAGATTGCGCGCAACGCGCCGCCGACGCTGATCGTCGCCGCCAGCGACGACCCGGTCGACGACATCCGCCATTCGCTGGTGTATTACCTGGCGCTGCAGCGGGCGAAGGTGCCGGTGGCAATGCACGTGTATGCCCATGGCGGACACGCGTTCGGCGTGCGCAGGACGGCCGCCATCAACACGCACTGGACCGACCTGGCGGAGCAATGGATGCAGTCGATCGGCGTGCTGCAACCTGGCGTGGCGGTTCCATGAAGTGCACCAGGGCCTTCGCTGCCGGCCTGTCGATCGCTGCCCTGGCGCTGATCGGCGCCGCCACGCCGGTCCGGGCTGCGGTGCCGGCCGCGCCTCCCGCTGCGCCGGCATGCGATCCGGCCAGGCTGCGCCTGGCGCTCGACGGCCGCGACGGCGACTTCAACGGCATGTCGCACGGCGGCACCGAGGTCTCCATCCGCAACCTGGGACCGGACTGCAGCCTGCCCGCATTGTTGCCGGTCGCCTTGTACGATGCGCGTGGCGTGAAGTTGCCGGTGCAGGCGCGCACCGCGCCCGCGCCCCGGCCGGCGCGGTTGCGCCTGGGCGGCGGCCACCGCGCCGCCATGAGCTTGCGCTGGGTCTCGGGACCGGTCTACGCGCGCAACCGCAGCGCGCACGTGGCCGAGGTACGCGTGCAAGTCGGCGCGGCCAGCCTGCGGGCGCCGCTCGACGCCGTGATGTACGGCGCGGCCGGCGCGCCCATCGCCCTGGACCGGACCCCTTTGCGCGCCATGGAAGGCATGGCGGCCGACCGCTGAGGCCTGGATCGGCCGCGCCGGCCTCGATGCTGCGGCCTCAGTGCTGACTTTTTTCGCGTGCCACCCAGTACAGCAGCACGCAGATCGCCGCATACGGCAGCAGCGACAGCAGGTCCGCGTTCGCCCCGGCGAAGAACGGGTTCATGCTCTCGGCCCACTTGCTCATGCGCGTATCGAAATCGGTCAGCACCCCGGCGGTGATGGCGATGATAATGCCGGCCAGCGCG
The genomic region above belongs to Massilia forsythiae and contains:
- a CDS encoding RHS repeat-associated core domain-containing protein; this translates as MTEPTQVPPKPAERVPEVAVAPLNTIDRQDIGAGAAAFDQWLRKISHDVVTLERLSTVAGSLPVIGNIMALIDAIMDIVGVIQKAINKKEIDFLEWVSLGINLIGVVPVPPAMSAARMSLRPALHLVRQKLRQGVKDLGAALIEVLIVHLNARLAGEIDTFVDRAMGKLAGILHDCADTADGIADDLIKILERCIGKEPLFEVAPPAQVEGKLHDPRVQSSWRRMLGALDRQYKKTANYVVAVAASHLPQGAVAGVKSIIAHLTDFKPAFRGKLAALADEQAQMSIRWLLAKLRDAVVKHKKRYPALVPSGKGAHHEKNNPGHELGATGRQSPATGDANACKLCPAKGGTAHSISFATGAETFIHTDFVLDAPLPIEWTRTYRSQLVAYDRGNLGARWLTPYGTRIDVVGQGKPTGLLYHAADGRSHRYPFLGIGQRHHDPVEQVTLTRVSMTLLALDFGKPPPEGEASAWRETYELVDTVRAKAADMGKQHFRLIALHGRDGAALGLRYDHVVAHGPYAGEAVLSDIVSKQGETIVAHAGTQIDAGSGCIRALWQIEDGKLVRQLAAYDYDEHGDLVRAQDENGAAWHYRYDRHLVTRYTDRTGRGMNLAYDIAIDSGAHARAVREWADDGSHDTRLEWDSNIRLTYVTDALGQETRYYYDIAGYTYRIVYPDGLEEWLFRDDAKNVVRHIHTDGSSEHYRYDAHGNLLTHTRADGSQVHFEYDGRHRVTGIRDGEGGTWRRDYDVQGHLVEETDPRGNKTEYAYDKAGRPIDITDAKGGVKKLAYTPDGQLATYTDCSGRSTEWQYDERKRLVRSIDAAGNVTRYRYTPLSAKKLAQAHGEGADSGNHPGQLEAVIHPDGSEERLRHDAEGRLLAYTDPLQRTTAYRYTAAGSIAKRIDALGHTLQYRWDPLGRLSALENENGSVYLFQYDPVGRLLQEQGFDGKSTEYRYDEASGVLAETVEAGVTTHLDFDSMGRLVQRRAAAPGQPEQTETFAYNTNGQLAEAKNEHARLQWFYDAAGNLVREHQHYQGPFHPDRRTAVWQHHYDELDRRTGTIRPDGHRVDWLTYGAGHVHGLLLDGQDLVAFERDALHRETGRTQANGLLQTMQYDPAGRLIEQQLGAIKHAGRERGFVTGQYRPDAQAGMPAAILRRYRYDPSGQLTSIEDSRRGRIEYRYDPVGRLLAASSVLGRETFAFDPAGNIRAAEPAPDGPIAQRVTLPKLLDNLLKEYAGVRYRYDERGNVVERVQNGERSEYEWDAFNRMNRATTWHGVTTFAYDPLGRRIAKHSHAVENTVLRATTRTMYGWDGDTLALENSVHQNYAASERTVHYVYERDSFVPLLQAARSQALRLAPTTDVKSLMAGNDGKYDKALDPLWNGDFEQEAEPFDKGEIVFYQCDHLGTPQELTDFEGRVAWSAQYKAWGQAKQAISEAAYKAGIRNPIRFQGQYLDDETGLHYNRHRYYDPETTRYLTQDLVGLIGGINLYRYAPNSTAWVDPLGLSNKNCYDKASIKNRVLSNITESQAARKTSNFQEHGNREWPLNRGFKEEPVDFTLLPGSKIDRYGSPYGTFTSPVGTPYRARAPKPGTDLKPYCVYEVNKPLTVKGTSKNLG
- a CDS encoding type VI secretion system Vgr family protein, translated to MTDLQAVFEGHQNTRLLRLSFSRNDGPQAKLMVNRFEGTEYLSRDFEFKVELLSDDAGIKLEAMLGKLLCVSLVLADASLRPFTGHVASFKLAKTDGGLAFYEAVLKPWLACTRLRRNNRLFHGKSLCEQAETIFAGYGGLPAWEWNVAGEQPQLTMAAQWDETDHNYLCRRWEAAGYSYCYEHTSEGHRLGIRDDTCAAAPIDGPSPGIRFHRAGGAADEDAIGDWSPLRQWASGQTAVSGFDFKSPRPVHAETATIDQQGEFPRLEVHTYEGHYGFKHQSGAYQLSRLCMEEIEARTRLVEARGNNRRAAAGRWFRLLDHFNESEDREFLILEVHHQASNNYLQGKDAVAEYKNRFVCQDKALPWRPGRGFNSTESRLLAPQTAIVVGAQGQGSLNVDRYGRIQVKFHWDRNDSGSCWVRVGSNWAGGEKGLASHPRVGSEVIVQWLDGNPDHPIVTGSVHNQDHMPPWKLPEQRALTGLRSRELTANGGNAPGGRSNHLVLDDTQGQIQAQLKSDHLASQLSLGHIKRIEDNAGRKDARGQGFELRTDGHGALRAQQGLLLSTEGRPNARAHITDMAETLARMAQCHELHDSLSQAAQQAQAHRPGDQDQVAAALAAQVDAIKGQGGTPAQGEFPEFQAPHLLLASPAGIETSTQGSTHLMSVEHTAVTSGGHASLSAGKSLLVSVKEAVRMFAYKAGMKLVAAGADIDITALKDSVNILAKLNITHTANRITITAKEEVVINGGTSFSRWNAAGIVHGTSGTWRQHAAQHHVVPGKSEGTPALPQAVKLPPGQLDLHHQYVDIEGSTTQGIRQGDYTVVDAEGGVHQGTLDGNGFASVAGLPMGMATVSYGMDPRDPWDEASYLGQGSEWPDVALPEAGDHAAAGSLGGAAGKAGAMAPIAHTAQQAASAVQSLQKGGAQALLAPVGQAALANVAGKLGHGASGAGKPAAAAAPTSDLPGSLPHLGADAALSTLKKTII
- a CDS encoding YdcF family protein, which encodes MRGGWIARSALALLVALACAAGAIVLAGLRDDVQVSDVGIVLGSKVMPDGAPSDRLRARLDRAAGLYRQGMFKHVIVSGGTGVEGFSEARVMADYLVERRAVPRAAILVDEHGDTTEATARNSAAIMRVHGFDSAMVITQYFHIARCRYALRHAGIQEVHAAHAVYVEPRDAYSTLRELIALPVYWIRDLRRR
- a CDS encoding low molecular weight protein tyrosine phosphatase family protein; its protein translation is MKRALFICSQNRLRSPTAEQVFASWPGVETDSAGVGGDADVPLSPEQIAWADIIFVMEKAHRNRMAARFRASLNGKRVICLDIPDDYDYMQPELVRLLQAKAGPFLRKAT
- a CDS encoding alpha/beta hydrolase; the encoded protein is MTTNKWISLYLAQLLSLMLSTAPATAADLLNRQDQPWQPGAGAIQVPLWPEGPPAPSPFKGNEAYGNEDKQIAGRPFTMIEHVSRPTMSIFRAKDNGNSTGATVLVFPGGGYRRLAIDLEGTEVCDWLTAKGITCVVLKYRVPGSGPYWSEECNCRRIPATPYALQDAQRAMALLRARAPEWGIDPHRIGVLGFSAGGHMVADISNHDQRSYRPLDDADRQGSRPDFAIAVYPGHLWQGPGLKLNPAVKIARNAPPTLIVAASDDPVDDIRHSLVYYLALQRAKVPVAMHVYAHGGHAFGVRRTAAINTHWTDLAEQWMQSIGVLQPGVAVP
- a CDS encoding DUF4232 domain-containing protein, which gives rise to MKCTRAFAAGLSIAALALIGAATPVRAAVPAAPPAAPACDPARLRLALDGRDGDFNGMSHGGTEVSIRNLGPDCSLPALLPVALYDARGVKLPVQARTAPAPRPARLRLGGGHRAAMSLRWVSGPVYARNRSAHVAEVRVQVGAASLRAPLDAVMYGAAGAPIALDRTPLRAMEGMAADR